In the genome of Nyctibius grandis isolate bNycGra1 chromosome 18, bNycGra1.pri, whole genome shotgun sequence, one region contains:
- the RPAIN gene encoding RPA-interacting protein isoform X2 yields MEGDLPPSLHGEAEEQPGEAAGPVPPGRGESVRPGPGRAAGAGGDGAGVADAAGRAGEPAVPQGQGGPGTEQSVIEEYERSLQFDEECLNAMLDGLDASDKIICPVCRQNNLTVRNHFVFCQCGLYISTQGMTEEKLRALLEHTVTEHSHRCFHNPEFTVTSGMEEETSLLMSCSVCDSWTILL; encoded by the exons ATGGAAGGAGACCTACCGCCGT CGCTGcatggagaggctgaggagcagCCGGGCGAAGCTGCTGGACCGGTACCGCCAGGCCGGGGAGAGAGTGTGCGGCCCGGGCCCGGGCGCGCTGCTGGTGCAGGAGGTGATGGAGCAGGAGTGGCAGACGCTGCAGGCCGCGCAGGAGAGCCTGCCGTCCCTCAGGGGCAAGGAGGCCCTGGCACAG AACAGTCGGTCATAGAAGAGTACGAGCGAAGTCTGCAGTTCGATGAAGAATGTCTCAACGCGATGCTCGATGGCTTGGATGCCAGCGACAAGATCATCTGCCCAGTGTGTAGACA GAATAACCTGACTGTGAGGAATCACTTTGTTTTTTGCCAGTGTGGATTATACATCAGCACTCAG GGTATGACAGAAGAGAAGCTACGGGCACTTCTAGAACACACTGTGACAGAGCACAGTCACAGGTGCTTCCACAACCCAGAGTTCACAGTGACCAGTGGAATGGAGGAGGAAACCAGTCTTCTCATGAGCTGTTCG GTCTGTGACTCTTGGACGATTCTCCTGTAA
- the RPAIN gene encoding RPA-interacting protein isoform X1: MESPLRRHRARYKRPATPPWKETYRRRCMERLRSSRAKLLDRYRQAGERVCGPGPGALLVQEVMEQEWQTLQAAQESLPSLRGKEALAQMLEDPDELAVLEEIQQELILQEQSVIEEYERSLQFDEECLNAMLDGLDASDKIICPVCRQNNLTVRNHFVFCQCGLYISTQGMTEEKLRALLEHTVTEHSHRCFHNPEFTVTSGMEEETSLLMSCSVCDSWTILL; encoded by the exons ATGGAGTCGCCGCTCCGGCGGCACCGCGCTCGCTACAAGCGCCCGGCCACGCCGCCATGGAAGGAGACCTACCGCCGT CGCTGcatggagaggctgaggagcagCCGGGCGAAGCTGCTGGACCGGTACCGCCAGGCCGGGGAGAGAGTGTGCGGCCCGGGCCCGGGCGCGCTGCTGGTGCAGGAGGTGATGGAGCAGGAGTGGCAGACGCTGCAGGCCGCGCAGGAGAGCCTGCCGTCCCTCAGGGGCAAGGAGGCCCTGGCACAG ATGCTAGAGGACCCCGATGAGCTAGCAGTACTGGAAGAGATCCAACAAGAACTGATCTTGCAAG AACAGTCGGTCATAGAAGAGTACGAGCGAAGTCTGCAGTTCGATGAAGAATGTCTCAACGCGATGCTCGATGGCTTGGATGCCAGCGACAAGATCATCTGCCCAGTGTGTAGACA GAATAACCTGACTGTGAGGAATCACTTTGTTTTTTGCCAGTGTGGATTATACATCAGCACTCAG GGTATGACAGAAGAGAAGCTACGGGCACTTCTAGAACACACTGTGACAGAGCACAGTCACAGGTGCTTCCACAACCCAGAGTTCACAGTGACCAGTGGAATGGAGGAGGAAACCAGTCTTCTCATGAGCTGTTCG GTCTGTGACTCTTGGACGATTCTCCTGTAA
- the NUP88 gene encoding nuclear pore complex protein Nup88, with product MAAVWGPAEQWRAALPQHAVLSRLRDRAPGPAARSPLVRNLLFGLDGDLLLWDGERSALYAIGLRRLGGPDSTGLSRYQTLICINPPLFEVYQTLLSPTQHHVALIGTKGLMVLELPKRWGKNFEFEGGKSTVKCSTIPIAERFFTSSPSLTLKHAAWYPCETLEPHIVLLTSDNTVRFYSLKVPQTPIKVIALSDTEEETLTIKKGRAYTASLGETAVAFDFGLLAPVPKNILGQRRSEEVLAYPLYILYENGETFLTYISLLQSTAKLGKLLGPLPMHPAAEDNYGYDACAVLCLPCVPNILVIATESGMLYHCVVLDGEEDDEQLEKSWDPRSDLIPSLYVFECVELELALKLASGDEEEPLESDFSCPIKLHRDPKCPSRYHCTHEAGVHSVGLTWIKKLHKFLSSDEEDKDSLQELGAEQKCFVEHILCTKPLPCRQPAPIRGFWIVSEILGPTMICITNTYECITRPLLSTVHPASPPLLCTREDKDVAASALRILAKSEHSFEKHIRSILQRSSANPLLLKSADKDAAPPPEECLQLLSRATQVFREEYILKQDLAREEIQQRVKLLQGQKKKQLEDLNYCREERKSLREMAERLADKYEEAKEKQEDIMNRMKKVLRSFHSQLPVLSDSERDMRKELQTIHDQLQHLSNAIRQVKMKKEYQQKKMETGTRPQKPSITLSAYQSKCIQTVLKEEGELIREMVKQINDIRSRMNF from the exons ATGGCGGCCGTGTGGGGCCCGGCGGAGCAGTGGCGGGCGGCCCTGCCGCAGCACGCCGTGCTGAGCCGCCTCCGCGAccgcgcccccggccccgctgcgcGGTCGCCCCTCGTCCGCAACCTGCTCTTCGGCCTCGACGGCGACCTGCTCCTGTGGGACGGCGAGCGCAGCGCGCTCTACGCTATCGGCCTCCGCCGCCTCGGCGGGCCCGACTCCACCGGCCTCAGCCGGTACCAG ACCCTTATCTGCATAAACCCGCCCCTTTTCGAGGTGTATCAGACGCTGTTAAGCCCCACGCAGCATCATGTGGCGCTCATCGGCACGAAGGGGCTCATGGTGCTGGAGCTGCCTAAACGCTGGGGGAAGAATTTCGAGTTTGAAGGTGGGAAATCCACGGTGAAGTGCAG CACTATTCCTATTGCGGAAAGGTTCTTCACAAGCTCACCATCTCTGACTTTAAAGCATGCTGCCTGGTATCCCTGTGAGACATTAGAGCCCCATATTGTGCTCTTGACTTCAGATAACACTGTAAG gTTTTACAGTCTGAAGGTGCCTCAGACACCCATCAAAGTGATTGCTCTTTCAGACACTGAGGAGGAGACTCTAACAATCAAAAAAGG GAGAGCCTATACAGCATCGCTGGGGGAAACCGCGGTGGCCTTTGACTTTGGCCTGCTAGCACCAGTCCCAAAGAACATTCTTGGACAGCGAAGGAGTGAAGAAGTGTTGGCCTATCCACTTTACATCTTGTATGAAAATGGAGAGACTTTCCTCACATATATCAGCCTGCTACAGAG CACTGCAAAGCTTGGCAAGCTGCTCGGCCCCCTGCCCATGCACCCTGCGGCGGAAGATAACTACGGCTACGATGCCTGTGCTGTCCTTTGCCTGCCTTGTGTTCCAAACATTCTGGTGATTGCCACGGAGTCGGGAATGCTTTATCACTGCGTGGTACTGGATGGAGAAGAGGATGATGAGCAG TTAGAGAAGTCGTGGGACCCAAGATCTGATCTTATTCCTTCCCTGTATGTGTTTGAATGTGTTGAGCTGGAACTCGCACTGAAACTGGCATCAGGAGATGAAGAAGAGCCTTTGGAGTCTGATTTCTCTTGCCCAATCAAATTGCATCGAG ATCCGAAATGTCCCTCCAGATACCACTGCACACACGAAGCTGGTGTCCATAGCGTGGGGTTGACGTGGATCAAGAAACTGCACAAATTCCTTAGCTCAG ATGAAGAAGACAAAGACAGTTTACAAGAGTTGGGAGCAGAACAGAAGTGCTTTGTTGAACATATTCTTTGTACAAAACCGTTGCCATGCAG gCAACCTGCTCCGATTAGAGGATTTTGGATCGTTTCTGAGATCCTGGGACCCACAATGATCTGCATCACAAACACCTATGAGTGTATTACAAGGCCTCTCTT AAGTACAGTCCATCCTGCATCCCCGCCCCTGCTGTGTACCAGAGAAGACAAAGATGTTGCTGCTTCCGCTCTCCGGATCCTGGCCAAGTCAGAGCACTCATTTGAGAAGCATATCCGAAGCATCCTGCAGCGCAGCTCTGCCAATCCCTTGCTTCTGAA GTCTGCTGATAAAGATGCTGCTCCTCCCCCTGAAGAATGCCTTCAGCTGCTTAGCAGAGCCACACAAGTGTTCAGAGAGGAATATATACTGAAACAGGATCTGGCAAGAGAGGAAATTCAGCAAag agtgaagctgctgcagggacagaaaaagaaacaactggaAGATCTCAATTACTGTCGCGAGGAAAG GAAGAGTTTGCGGGAAATGGCTGAGCGCTTGGCTGACAAGTATGAGGAAGCCAAAGAGAAGCAAGAAGATATTATGAACAG GATGAAGAAAGTGCTTCGGAGTTTCCACTCTCAGCTTCCTGTTCTATCAGACAGTGAAAGAGATATGAGGAAAGAATTGCAGACAATACATGACCAGCTCCAGCACCTGAGCAATGCTATCAGACAG gttaaaatgaaaaaggaatacCAGCAGAAAAAGATGGAAACGGGCACCAGGCCCCAAAAACCCAGCATCACCCTCAGTGCCTACCAGAGCAAGTGCATCCAAACCGTCCTGAAAGAAGA gGGAGAACTCATAAGGGAAATGGTAAAACAGATCAATGACATCAGAAGCCGTATGAACTTCTAA